Genomic segment of Salvia splendens isolate huo1 chromosome 12, SspV2, whole genome shotgun sequence:
atccgttgcctttgaattttttttaattaaaaatcgatttttaattaaaaaaaccgattaaaaataaaaaaaattcacttcccaataaaaatatatccgtttattaccgttttttaccactttatttatttatttttattttttccccaaaatacacactttcatctataaatacccccactttcacacccaaaaattcacatcaaactacacaattctcatcttcattctcccatatccattctcatcttcattctcccatatccattttcatcttcattctcccatatccattttcatcttcattctctcataccctacaacataacaatgtccggccaaggcgatgaccacccgccctctcacggttggaaccccgaatggtttggttcacaaccgtttcctagtccggaaacggaatattcggcccctcctcaaacccaagattcagGCGTtctgggtggctaccggccatacccaatcgacgaccaacgtgcctccgaagggcgatacaGGTGGACACCGGATcataggccgaccgccccctcccaaactccgcctCTTCCTACttgcggtgtccgcacaccgtacactccggcggagatggataaagtGTTCAAGGCGTACATGGAAATCTCCGAggatgcggtggttggcacgaaccaatccggcgatcacttttggtggcgcgtctctcgccggtacaatgaaaaccggccgccgggaacgatcgagcgcaacgagagtatggtgcgcaactcaatcggccgagccaacgaagaaattggcaagttcaatggctatttcttccaggagtcgcggaatgccgggagcggccggagcgaggtcgacatcatcactgccgcgctgagcacctaccaatccatgaacggcaagtcgttcaagtacctcaacgtttggcaggacacgcggacgcacccgaagtatatgggagtcgtaacatcctcctctagcggctcctccaaacggtcaaggtcggtatccctatccgacgccggctccgaagaagtggctagccaactcgccggagctaacttgggtagccccgacgccgaccgcaaggaaggaagaaagcggcggccgaccgccgtcgcgccgcgactccatctgcccccgctccctatgcgccacctccacccccgaacaacatgctgtggatgctcttaggccaactcaatatggccgataggtcaactatgacccccacgcaacttcaaacgcacgagaccatgatattgggtctccaaaaacaattggggttagtgccgccggatgagtagtcttcctcgggtaatattagccaataattatgtaatttttaatttttaggagtttaattatgtaatttttaatttttagtatttaattatgtaatttttaatttttaggattttaattatgtgttttttattttatttgtaatttgtaatatttattgtggttttttaatgaattttaatattatggaattgtttttgtttaattgaattttaaattgaattgtgctcgtccttgcggaagagtacagctgtgggtgttgtgctcttgccagagagcaggcatgaatagtagcgccgggcccacaaccgtgctcgctggcaagagcacggttgtggttGCTCTAAGTTTCCTTAGCTAATTAATGACATGTTTGTTGTTAATTTAGTGGTTTGCTTATTCAGCTTATCCTCGTACGCATGTTAGTTTAAAAGATCTAAGTTTAGCCTTGTTGTTCTCGCAAATCACTAAGTAGTAAAGGCTTCAGCTTCTCATATACATATTATAAAAGCAACACAAAAGAAGGCGATTCTAAAAGAAAGAGGCAAAAACAATTTCTTTTGGATGTTCTTTACTCACACGTGAAGTTTAAGATATTCTAACCTTGTGGAATTTAATCTGATACATATATCCCACGGTCGAAATCTTAGTCCAGCAAATCTCACACACGCGTCTGTTTGTTGgagtttcgaataataaaagtAAGAGACGACCAATGAGAATCCAcgtcatttttaatttctaattgtTAACGGAGGAAGGGagagactcacattccactatcttctTCCACCATTTTTCTTCACAATTTTTAATCTTGTACGAAGTCAAACCGGGAATATAAATTTAGGACGAATACAGTGTTTGTTAAATTGGTAATTTacagtatttttatttttacaacaTAGTGTTTGATTAACTGAACACACTACGTGTAATTAAATTTTCTAACATAAACAAATTGTATCCATCGAGCCATCCATCGAGCCACAACAGAAGATGACCAACCTGACACCCCTTTACCAGCAATGCAATGCCGCTGTTAATTGCTAATCAAAACGTATCGGCTTCGTTACTTTCGGACTAAAATAAACCAAATCCAAAAGTTGAGAACCAGAAAATACCAAACAAATATTCTTTGATTAGGAAAAACAATTTGTTTAAGACGATATTCTTTGATGAGACGTGTGAGTAGTGTCACGTCCTATATATagagtagtactactaatttagATTGAAATCTTAATTATCATCAAATCACACACCACGAAACGCAGTCTTTTTGTTGAGAGTttgaaaagagagagagagagaagatgagTGATATTGAGCAAGTGAAGAGTGAGGTGTTTCTTCATCATTTGGTCCATCCACACGCACTCAATCTCACCCTAGCCAATGTCAGTGGACCAATATGTGAAGTCTGCCATGACTACATCTTCTCCGGACAGCTTGTCTACAGATGCAGCGATGACAACTGTGGCGACGACCTAACATTACACGAAAAATGCCGCTGGAGATCAGTCTGTTCCCCCCACCATGTGCAGTGTGGACACATGATCGAAGGAGGGATAGGGTACAGCTGCTCGGCCTCGTGCGATTTCCACATCCACATAGGGTGCGTGCATAGCATGGATGTGATGGGCGAGCCCAGCTTCACCAAACATCCCAGCCATCCGCGCCACGACCTTATACTACTGCGGAGGGCTGAGTGATGCTTGTGGCGCCTCACACGGAGGGAACTTCTATATCTGCACCGTTTGTCCATTCTGCATCAATGTGAGCTGCCTTGGACTGCCTCCACCTCCACGCCCACCCGCTCTCCCTTGTGGTGAATGCGAATACTTTCTTCACTTAGCTTGCTATGTATTACCATTTGGGTTATCCGGTCATCCACTCCACCCCCAACCTTATCACATCCTAACCCTTCAAATGTGTCCAACACTCGCTGCACCATCTCTTGTAAGTATTTTACAAATGGACTCGTATATTGTTGCAAACAGTGCAAGTTCATAGTAGATATAAAGTGCTTTTGTCTACCCGACACCATAAAACACGCAGCTCACCCCTACCACAATCTCAACCTTCAGCTCATGGGAGTGATGACCAAGGGGAAAAGGAACATTCCGCGCATGTGCAGTGCGTGTGATGATCCTACAAGTGGTGATTCCTGCTACAGATGTGATGTCTGCGATATCATATTGCATTCACGGTGTATGCTGCTGCCGGCACAAGTGAATAATTGTAGACGGGATAAGCACCCGCTGCTAGCGCCAACCATCCAAGTGAATTCTTCTGCGAACTCTGTGAAAAGGAGATGAATCCCAAGACGTGGGTGTATCACTGCCGAGGCTGCGATGCTTCAACCCATCCTGCGCGCTTGCCAACTGCGCTGGGATGGTGTCGGAACATCAAGTTTGGGCAGCGATATGTTGTCGGGGCATTTCACAAACACGACATCGGGTATTCTTCAAACTATCCTCGACGGGAGGGAGCGGATCTTGTCGGCCTGGTGTCAGAAAATCAGGGAGTTTGGACAGAGATATGATGGCATGACGCTTCACCAACACCCTGTCGCGTATCAACTAACCAACAAGTTGGCATGAGGAAGGTTTATGGATTTCAGTGAGATTAACACAAATGTGACTTCTTCGTTTGTTTTGACCTGTGTGCTTTAATTGAAGAAAACTCTTGGAATAAAGAATTACTCCTACTTTACTATCTTCTTCTATTTTCTTCTTAAATAGTGGAGTAAGATGTGTAATCACTGGGGAAGGTATGTGAGTATTATATCTAAGTAAATATCGCATTCAAAGTGGACACGAAATTATCGGACACAAATTGCAATGACATTCAACTCGATTAAATTCCAAAAACCAACGAACTTAGGTTAAATCCAGAAAAGTAATTGCAAGCCAACAGAAAGTATCTCAAATGCAAAATCCTAAATTGTCTCCAAATATAAAACCCTCACTACCAAAAAGTTGTTTCAGATAGGCAGGACAAGATGACCATGTTCACATCACTTTCAAGAAACAAGGTTGTCGTTGAGCGACAGCGAAGCAAGTTGGTCCGCAGGGCTACCAGCCTGCTGAACGTTCCTCAGGACATCCATTGCCTCAGAAACCTTTGATTTCAAAGCATCAGGCGACTCGAGCAAATGAAGAACCTCAGTCTGATCCATCTCCAGAAGCATTCCTGTAACCTTCGCAGCATGCTCATGCTCAAGCTGATCAACGAGCGGGTACAAGTTCTCACCCAGCATCTGTCGAGTATACACGTTAAACACACTGgacgagaaaaaaaaatgaatgaaatttGTACACTTGGGGCAGACTGCTTACCGTCCTCTGTTGTTCAGGTGTTGCATTGGCAAGGGCAGAAGCCAAAGCAGTAACTGGCATAGGCTGTGGAACAGCAGAATCGCGAGGAAGCATGCCACCCAGGTCGTATGGGACAGAAAGCATTCCACCAGGAATGGGCCCATCTGGCACATTACGACCAGGAGGATACCTATACATCCTCGCCCTTGGCATCATCTAAACAAAAGAATACATCATGATTAGCACAACAGTGAACCATGTAAGATCTAAAAACATCGGAAAGGTTGGTAGAACCTGCTGTTGCATCATCGGCACAGGTTGCTGATTTTGTTGCCCTGGACCTCCTCGTCTGCTACCAGGTCGTTGGCCCTGCTGACCCTGTTGGACTAGTGGCATAAAGAAGTTTGGCATGGGAGCAGCCCCAGGGCGCATTCCAGGAACAAGCTGCTGCTGATAACCAAAGCCACCCTAAAACATTTTGCAGTAGTTAGAATTATCTAATAATCGTTAAAAACGACAGAGGTGCCACATGTCAAACGTAGCATATCCTATTCACATATTACAAGGACAAAAAATTTACCACCAAAACTCACCTCCATATCACAATAATATGAAAACAACCTCACATAATAAACTATTAAGCTCAGACAATGATCACCTGAGGAGGCATGATAGCAGGGGCTTGTCCATAAAATAGCTGCTGCCCGATACCAGGTGCACCAGGGGGATACATGGGCATACGTGGAGCCATAGAAGGTGGGATTCCTACAGGCCTCATTTGCAAAAATTGGGCCTAGAAGTAGAAGTGTACCACAGTTTTCGAAACAAATAAAGTCATTATACACGATAATTTGAAACATGTGCAAATATCAAGAAGTAATAGCCGTAAAtcagaaaaaaggaaaaaacttGATCTGGGCAATTAGTTCAAAAATGGTTACACACATGCAGGCATCATGTCTTTGAAGTTTGTAACAAAAACACTGGTGGAAAGTGGAAACTGATttaaaccatcattttattCTCATTTTTGTGGAACAGTGGGTCATCAAGAGAAGGAAAATATATCATGTTTCACCAAATCCATTAACTAATACAGCCATACATGCATTTACAAATAAGAAGCATATACCTGTAACTTGGCTCTCCTCTCTTCCTTACGTTGTGCCAATGCAACATAAAGAGGCTTGCTAATTAACATTTTCCCATTCATTTCAGTAAGCTAACAATGACAACCAACAACACGATTAGTTCAAGCACATAATATTGATATTTCATCTAGAAAAACATAGTTATAGTATCAATACACACAGCTCGGGAAGCTTCTTCAGGAGTTGAAAAGGCAACAAACCCAGATCCTCTGCTTATTCCACTAGGATCACGCATAACCTATAACCCAAGACAAGACATCATCGCATCAGTAGAATTGGAGACAATTGGTATCACATGGTCATGACAGCATTATTTGAATCCCGTGTAAGAAACGAATATTTAATACCTTACAAGAGGTGATGGTACCAAAACCTGAAAACAGTTCTCTCAGTCTGTCATCATCAATGCTATCATCTATGTTTTTAACATATAAATTAACTCCAGGAAATTTGTCAACAGTTTCCCTGGTAGTTTGTTCAAACCGAGTTTTAAGTTCCTGCTCTCTCTCCGACTTCTTCTGGGCTTTACCAACATaccattccttgtcatcaaatTTCTTTCCGTTTAGAGCTTCAACAGCTTTAGCAGCATCATCAGCATGCTCAAAATTTACAAATCCAAAACATTTCGACTTCCCATCAGCATCCCTCATCACTACAGCACTAGTGATTACTCCATATTCACCAAAAGTTGTTTTCAAATTATCATCTGTAATGGTATCAGCTAAATTTTTCACAAACACATTGGTGAACTTAGCATTGGCCTGTGTAGTATCCCTTTCTTGCTTACGAAGGAAATGCCCGACATAGACTTGCTTATCATTAATAAGCATACCATTTAACTTATCTATAGCACTTTGTGCAGCTTCTTCAGTATCAAATTGAACAAATCCATAACCCTTAGACTGACCATGGGGGTCTGTCGCAATCTTGCAGGAAAGGATGTTGCCAAAGCTAGAGAACGTGTCATGCAAAGCTTTGTTGTCAATTGCTTTGTCCAGATTCTACAAAAGAAAATTCATGAGAACGTACATGCAGAAACTCTAGGTACAAAATCATAACAATACAGCTCTAACAAGAATAGCATACAAAAAATGGGTTAGTAGAACAGATAAACAGCATGTATGTAGAATTATGACTAAGGAATGAAACAGCAGTGGAGCTATTCCTCATTTCCTCTTAACATAAAATTAAGACTCAGTTGCTTGACAGTTCTGCTCACCAAATTGTCAATTACTATAACACTAGCAAATGGAATTAATTTCAGATCTTTGCTCAACCAGAAAAAGAGGCAATCAACAGAGAATAACCACATTTTGTCAACAATGAAAAGGTGTGACGTAGCCGTAGATCAAAACATCTCAAAAAACAATGACTAGAAAGAAACCAAAAAGGTTCTataatgaagaaattaaaaaccAATCACAATATGTTACCTTGATAAAGATATTTGCCATTCCACTTTTTCTAACACTTGGATCGCGGTGAGAATACATCACTCGGATCGACTTGCTATTGAGGGGAGTGAAGTTCAACAATTCCAAAGCTCTTGCAGCTGTTACCACAGATTACGTAATAATATTAGCCAGTGAAAAACCACAGCTTTGGTTTAGCTAGAAAAGAGTATACGCAAGCAACaaaatcaccaaattaaaaaagtaaCAAGAGCAGAAATATTAGAAGTGAAAATGATTGGTCACAGTGCCAGACAGTAGCAAACAAAATGAGGAAATATGTTATACAGATGGCAAGAAGTCACATACATGCCTAAAATGCAAAACATATTGCAACAAGTTTCAGGTCTTAGAACGACCACCTTTTCTCAAGCATTTACATGCAAAAACAACCTGATGATTCAGATTATATAAgctcaaatttttatttttaatttttgcaaATCAGAATAACATTATCACATATCACATTAACACTACTCAAAATTGTTGACAATCCAAATATTCATTATGACAAATTCACCATCTCCATTACTATTACAAACTATTCTCTCAAAATTAACACATACTGTCATCGTTGTTAGAATTTCATCCGAAGGATTCAACGTCACAACCATGTTTAACATCCTACTACTATACTGCGATTAAATCATGTGCGTGCCCGTGCATGCAGAGAAAGACTCTAAACCTCAGCAATAGGTaatacaaaacaataaaattttaaagcGCTAACCATCCTGGGGGTTGGCATAGTTTACATAGCCATAGCCAAGGCTGCGCTGAGTGCCAAGCTCGCGACAAACCCTGACCGATACAACCTGCCCGACCGAATTGAACAGATCGTAGAGCTGCGAGTCCGTTACGTTGAAATCCAAGTCACCGACATACAGAGAGGTCGTCTGAAACTGTCCTACCGCCGCTCCACCAGGCGCCggcgccgccaccgccgccactCCATTTGGGGCAGCCGTCGCCGCCACATTCTGGTGCTGCACCTGAATCTGGGCCATCACTCGAATTTCAGGGAGATTGTTGGTTCTAGGGCTAGAATAAAAAAGAGATTCTCTTTTTGGGTTTTCAGCTGGGTGTAATGATAAATTAGGGGATAAATTGGGATACGGAAAGCGATATGGAGCTTTTAGAGAGAAAATTTTTGGGTTTTTTCGGGAGAGCAGGGAACTGCACCGCACTCGGTGAATACAGTTAACTGTGACGCTATAAATATGAACAATGTGAAACCCTAGCTGGAGGAACGAGGTGAAATCACAGCCGTTGATACGATTATCTGGTCTATGGGGATCTATGATGACGACACGTGCACCGTGGAATTGTGAGTTCGTGACGTAGTCAAATTTTCCTGTTGAGAAAATTGCGGTATTTATTCACATATTCATCATTTATTCGGAATTCCAATTGAGAAAATTGTGCGATTTATTCAAATGTTTGTTCAGAATTTGTTTAAAAATAAGTGTTTCTTTAAATAATTTTTCTATTGTCGATATAGGAATATAATAAACCCCACAAAAAGTAATTGGACTTCCCAGCCGCAGATGATAAATTGCAAACAAATTGAATAGCTAAAACTCCAGAAACCAACCACTGTAAcaaaattcaaaagaaaatggaaTTTAAACAACAATCATCTCATCAAATGAAAACCCCTAGACAATGTGCTCCCAAATAAGAACTACCCTCACTAGCAAAAAGTTGTTTCACATAGGCAGGAAAGGACCATGTCTACATCACTCTCAAGAATCGTTGAGTGACAGCGAAGCGAGTTGGTCAGCAGGGCTGCCCGCCTGCTGGACGTTCCTCAGGACATCCATTGCTTCGGAAACCTTAGATTTCAAAGCATCAGGGGACTCGAGCAAATGAAGAACCTCGGTCTGGTCCATCTCTAGAAGCATGCCTGTGACCTTCGCAGCGTGCTCGTGCTCCAGCTGATCAACGAGGGGGTACAAATTCTCACCCAACATCTGTAGCAAAAGAAGTATTGACATTATTAAAAACGCTACTACGAGACTAAAATAAATGTAATGTGTACACTTGAGGCAGTCTGCTTACCGTTCTCTGTTGTTCGGGTGTTGCATTAGCAAGGGCAGAAGCCAAAGCAGTAACTGGCTGTGGACCAGCAGAATCACGAGGAAGCATGCCACCCATGTCATATGGAACAGAATGCATTCCCCCAGCAACACCAGGAATGGAACCATCTGGTGCATTACGGCCAGGAGGATACCTGTAAATCCTTCCTCTTGGCATCatctaaacaaaaaaaaacaataatgattagtaaaatatttgataaacaagATTAGAAAATCCAGGAACTGAAGTACAACTTGCTGCTGCATCATAGGCACTTGTTGCTGATTTTGTTGTGGTGGAACTCCTCGTCTGCCACCAGGCAGTTGTCCTTGCTGACCCTGTTGCACTAGCGGCATGAAGAAATTTGGCATTGGGCCGCCCCCAGGACGCATTCCAGGaacaagctgctgttgataaccGAAACCAGCCTAGAACATTTAATTGAGTTAGAATTATCCAATTAGTAGAACAAATAGTTCAACATATAGACACATTCCcaagatttttaattttacaaacaAGTAAAAGATGATAAATGATCAAGAATCAGAAGAAGCAGATCCTCTAGATAACACTTAACACTCGATAAGCACTCCAAtaaaaattcagaaaagaaTACCTGAGGAGGAATCATAGCAGGACCTTGTCCATAAAACATTTGTTGCCCAATACCAGGAGCACCAGGGGGATACATAGGCATGCGTGGAGCCATAGAAGGTGGCATTGCAACAGGCCTCATTTGCATAAATTGGGCCTAAATTAACATTGGTTTCGGAACACATTAGTATAATTCAAAGAGACAACACAAAACATGTGTAGACCATAAGAAGAAATTTCAGTATTAGAAAACCAGAACTAAGAGAGTAAAATAGGGCAATGCAGTCCAACATCATGCATAAGCGTACTGGAAACAAAAGAGTGGGTAACCAAGCACAAAGAAAAGAGTGTTGGAGAATCCTCATGAATGCATGTTTCAGATTTAATAAGTAGACAAGAGAAagataatataaaatagaatgTACCTGTAACTTGGCTCTCCTCTCTTCCTTGCGTTGCGCCAGAGCAACATAAAGGGGCTTACTGATAACCATTTGCCCACTCATTTCGGAAAGCTTGAATGaaaaacaaataatataaatcgtCCAGGTAAAAATCAATTACATAGCAATGAAAAGGATGTCATTAATGTGTAAACTCACAGCTCTGGAAGCTTCTTCAGGAGTTGAAAATGAAACAAATCCAGATCCTCTGCTTATTCCACTGGGGTCTCGCATAACCTGCATTCAAAGATATTATTAAATCAGTATAACTAGAAAACATGTATCAAAAAGTGAAGAATAAGTGATAGTCGTTAGTCTAAATCCAATCTAGTCCAGAATAAAACTATGTAAAATACCTTGCAAGAGGTGATGGTGCCATATCCTGCAAAAAGTTCTCTGAGCTTTTCGTCATCAATGCTATCATCTAGGTTTTTAACATATAGATTAACTCCTGGAAATTTGTCAACAGTTTCCCTGGTAGTCTGCTCAAACCGACTTTTAAGTTCATTCTCTCGCTCTGACTTCTTCTGTGCTCTGCCAACATaccattccttgtcatcaaatTTCTTTCCATTTAAAGCTTCAACAGCTTTAGCAGCATCATCAGCCTGTTCAAAATTGACAAAACCAAAACTTTTTGACTTTCCCTCTGCATCTCTCATCACTACAGCACTAGTTATCCCACCATATTCGCCAAAAATTGCTTTCAGCTCATCATCTGTAGTAGAGTCAGCCAGATTTTTCACATAAACATTGTTGAACTTGATATTGTTCTGAGTTGTATCCCTCTCTTGCTTGCGGAGGAAATGCCCAACATAGACTTGCTTATCATTCATGAGCATGCCATTCAACTTATCTATAGCATTTTGTGCAGCTTCTTCAGTCTCAAATTGCACAAAACCATAACCCTTAGGTTGGCCATTAGCATCGGCTGCTATCTTGCAAGAAAGGATGTTTCCAAAGCTAGAAAAAGTGTCGTGTAGTGCCTTGTTATCAATTGACTTGTCCAAATTCTGCAAAGGAAGTTCATTAGGAAGCACACAAAGCAAAAGATAAACAGAGCTCTAACGAGAATAACGTAAAAAAGTGGGTAGGTTACATATATACAGATAGTCAGTTATAATATTAAAACTAGTGAATGAAAGAGCAGCACCACTATTCATCTAAATAATCAGAATATGGGATCGAATCGCTAGACAGTTCTACACTCCAATAGCTGTGTATCATAATAAAGGATGGAGCTAATTTCGTATTTTGGCACAACTAAGAACAAAGCAGTTAAAGACTCTACATAGATGAACCAAGATAATAACTCAATATCATAAGCATTAAATATATGTGACAGTATCTTTTAAATTAAGTTCAAACTATTTGAGAACAAAAACTACTATTAGAAAGACTTAAATAATGGATATAAACAAATCAAACACATGATCTGAACATTACCTTAATAAAGATATTTCCAGTTCCACTTTTTCTAGTGCTGGGATCCCGGTGAGAGTACATGACTCGGATAGACTTGTTATTCAGGGGTGTGAAGTTAAAGACTTCCATAGCTCTAGCAGCTGTTAGTTCGAATGATAGGAAAACATCAGACAGTGCACAACAACATTCGTTTATTTATATGGAAATATACATACATAAAAGGCACAAGATATAAAACTACAGACAAAGCAGAAGAGCTAAATAACTGACAAATCTTCTTAACCAAAGTACTAAATAATCGGAAGCAAGGAAAATGTTTACAGTCATGTGATTTATCAATTACAAAACATTCACCATCTCCATTTTATTCCCAATCTAATCTCTCTAAACACGTAAATGTCAGAAAGCTAAAACATTTTGTCTCAAAATATACAAGCACACGCAAACAAAGGCTCTAAAATGAAATGCAGCGAATGgtgaaaaaatcataaatttcgAAGTGCTAACCATCCTgggggttgctaaagttgacgTAGCCATAGCCAAGGCTGCGGCGAGTGCCAATGTCGCGACAAACCCTAACCGACACAACCTGCCCGGTCGAATTGAACAGATCGTAGAGCTGCGAGTCCGTGACGTTCAAATCCAAGTCACCGACGTAGAGAGAGGTGGTAGCCTGAAGCTGCCCAGCCGTCGCCCCACTAGGAGCTGCCGCCACTCCACCGGGGGAGGACGCCGCCACATTCTGGTGCTGTGCCTGAACCTGCGCCATTTCTTCAATTTCAGCTGGATTATTGATTCTATTTGATACTTCCTTACTCCTCGTAACTGATCGAGGGAGAAAATGGAACAAagttttttttgggtttttcggGAGAGCAGGGGGAACTGCACC
This window contains:
- the LOC121758681 gene encoding polyadenylate-binding protein 8-like; the protein is MAQIQVQHQNVAATAAPNGVAAVAAPAPGGAAVGQFQTTSLYVGDLDFNVTDSQLYDLFNSVGQVVSVRVCRELGTQRSLGYGYVNYANPQDAARALELLNFTPLNSKSIRVMYSHRDPSVRKSGMANIFIKNLDKAIDNKALHDTFSSFGNILSCKIATDPHGQSKGYGFVQFDTEEAAQSAIDKLNGMLINDKQVYVGHFLRKQERDTTQANAKFTNVFVKNLADTITDDNLKTTFGEYGVITSAVVMRDADGKSKCFGFVNFEHADDAAKAVEALNGKKFDDKEWYVGKAQKKSEREQELKTRFEQTTRETVDKFPGVNLYVKNIDDSIDDDRLRELFSGFGTITSCKVMRDPSGISRGSGFVAFSTPEEASRALTEMNGKMLISKPLYVALAQRKEERRAKLQAQFLQMRPVGIPPSMAPRMPMYPPGAPGIGQQLFYGQAPAIMPPQGGFGYQQQLVPGMRPGAAPMPNFFMPLVQQGQQGQRPGSRRGGPGQQNQQPVPMMQQQMMPRARMYRYPPGRNVPDGPIPGGMLSVPYDLGGMLPRDSAVPQPMPVTALASALANATPEQQRTMLGENLYPLVDQLEHEHAAKVTGMLLEMDQTEVLHLLESPDALKSKVSEAMDVLRNVQQAGSPADQLASLSLNDNLVS
- the LOC121759323 gene encoding polyadenylate-binding protein 2-like, with amino-acid sequence MAQVQAQHQNVAASSPGGVAAAPSGATAGQLQATTSLYVGDLDLNVTDSQLYDLFNSTGQVVSVRVCRDIGTRRSLGYGYVNFSNPQDAARAMEVFNFTPLNNKSIRVMYSHRDPSTRKSGTGNIFIKNLDKSIDNKALHDTFSSFGNILSCKIAADANGQPKGYGFVQFETEEAAQNAIDKLNGMLMNDKQVYVGHFLRKQERDTTQNNIKFNNVYVKNLADSTTDDELKAIFGEYGGITSAVVMRDAEGKSKSFGFVNFEQADDAAKAVEALNGKKFDDKEWYVGRAQKKSERENELKSRFEQTTRETVDKFPGVNLYVKNLDDSIDDEKLRELFAGYGTITSCKVMRDPSGISRGSGFVSFSTPEEASRALSEMSGQMVISKPLYVALAQRKEERRAKLQAQFMQMRPVAMPPSMAPRMPMYPPGAPGIGQQMFYGQGPAMIPPQAGFGYQQQLVPGMRPGGGPMPNFFMPLVQQGQQGQLPGGRRGVPPQQNQQQVPMMQQQMMPRGRIYRYPPGRNAPDGSIPGVAGGMHSVPYDMGGMLPRDSAGPQPVTALASALANATPEQQRTMLGENLYPLVDQLEHEHAAKVTGMLLEMDQTEVLHLLESPDALKSKVSEAMDVLRNVQQAGSPADQLASLSLNDS